TGGAGGGCAGGCTCGGCGAGCTGGGCGAGTGCTGGGGCGACGACGCCACCGGCAGGCAGTTCTACTCGCAGTACGCCACGCCCAGGACGCAGATCATCGAAAGCACCGGGCAGATGGGCGAGTTGGTCGACAGCATGCACGACGGCATCCGGACCATGGCCGTCAATCTCGAACGCATGGAGGACCAGAACATCGAGGCCACCCGGCGCCTGCGCACCTCGACCGAGGCCAAGCCCGAGACGCGGGTGAAGAACACCAAGCCATGAGCATCGAACTGCCCCCGGAACTCGGTTGGGTCGCCAAGCTGGCCGTCGGACAGGAATGGCCGAAGGGCGACGAGGACAAGCTGCGCAGCCTGGGCGCGGCGTGGGACGACGCCGCGCGCCAGCTCACCGCCATCAGCCGCGAGATCGATCCCGCGACCAGCGGTGTGCTGAACAGCATCGGCGGCGAGGTGGCCGACGAGTTCGCCAACTTCACCCAGCAGTTGAAGTCCAACATCCCCGACATGGCCGAGGCGGCCGGGCAGTTGGGCGACCTGGGCAGAAACACGGGGTTGCAGGTCGAGTACGCCAAGTACATGATCATCGCGCAGCTGGTCTGGCTGGCGGTGGAGATCGCCGAACTGGCCTTCTGGGCGCCCGAGGCGATCCCGGCGCTGGTCACCGGCGTGCGGGCGATCGTGAAGATGCTGCTGAAGCGGCTGCTGATCTCGATCGCCACGGGTGTCGGCTTCATGGTCGGCATGGACGCGGTGATCCAGGGGATCCAGTTCCTCAAGGGCGACCGCACCAAGTGGGACACCGACGCCACGCTCCAGGCCCTGGAGGGCGGCGCCATCGGCGGTGCGATCGGCGGCCTCTTCTCGGGCGCGGGCTCGGTGGTGGCGCCGAAGTTCGCGTCCACGCTGATCGGCAAGGGCCTCATCGGCGGTGCCTCCAGCCTCGTCACCACCGAGGTGATGTCGGAGATCTTCGGCGGCGAGAACGACATGGGCGCCGCGCTGACCTCGGGCATCATCGGCGCGATGGGCGGCGGCGGGGGCAGGCGCAGGTTCGGCGGCGGTGAGCACACCGAGGTCCACACCCCGGACCTCCACCTGCCGTCCACGCCCGACCTCCACCTCCCCAAGCCGCCCTCCGGGGGCGGCGGCCCGGACCTGCCGAGCACGGAGAACCTGAGCACCGGTGACCTGGAGAAGGGCACGGGCTCCGGCTCCGGCAAGGGCAACGGCATCGACACCGTCGGCACGATCGGGGACGTCACGGGCCACACGAGCACCGGGAGCACCGGGAGCACCGGGAGCACCGGGAGCACCAACCACGGCCGGACGAGCGGCAGCGGTACGGCCACGACGAGTGCCGTCGGCGCCAAACAGACCTCCGGCCAGAACTCCGCTCGGGGCAGCGGCTCCTCGCACTCCACCAAACACCTCCCGGTCACCGAGTCCGAGGGCCACACCACCGGCAGCGGTCAGAAGACCGTCACGACTCCGCACATCTCCACCGAGACCGCGCCCCCCGCGCACATCGCCGTAACCGGCCAACAGGGGCACTCCGGCGGGCTGCCCGGCTTCGAGACCACGCACGACGGCGGCCACGGCACGGCCACGGACATCACGACGGGCGGGCACCAGGTCACGGACCCGCCCCACCACGCCGCGCCGCAGGTCACGGAGACGACGAACCACCCCGCACCCCAGATCACGGACACGACCAACCAGCCGGCCCCCCAGGTCACCGCGGACCAGCACCCCGAGACCCAGACCACCACCGGTCAGCCCGAGCCCGCGGCCACCACCGTCGGCCGGCCGCAGCCGCAGACGACCGCGACGCACCAGCCGCCGCCCCAGACCACCGCCAACCAGCCGCAGCCCACGGCCAAGGCACCCGCCACCACCCAGAGCCCGCAGAGCCCCCACGCCGTCGGCAATACTCCGCAGCCGAGCACAGGGCCGGGCCGGTCGCAGACGCCGGTGGCGGAAGGCGGCCGTCCGCCGACCGAGTCCACGGGCGCCCCCAACCCGGTCCACGGCCTCCAGTCGTCGTCCACCTCGCGTCCGGAGACGGAGTCCACCCCGCACCAGGAGTCCACCCAGACGCGCCCGACGGCCACCACCGGCCACTCCACCACCAGCCACCCCGCGCAGCACGAGGTCGCCCCTCGCGCACCCCGCTCCCAGGCGCCCGCCACCGAGAACACCACGGCCCCCCAGCAGCACCGGACCGCGACGCCCCCCGCCCCGCACCCCACCGACGGCGCGCACCTGCCCTCCTTCCCGGAGGTCCCCCGGCACCAGCCCGGTACGACCCCGCACCCGGAGGCCGTCGAGGACGGCTCCTCGGCCCATGTCACCGAGCAGCTGACCCGGTTGGACGGCATCGTGGTGCCCACGCACGACCCGGGCCCGCCGGGGCCGCTGCACGAGGCGCCGACGCCGCCGACGACCCGGCCCGTGTCGCCGGACGCCGGGGTACGGCAGCGTCTGACGGACCTCGACCGGGCCGCGCGTACGGCGGGCATGTCCGAGGCCGACCGCACCGCGTACGCCCGGGCGGTGCGGGAGGCCGTCGCGTCCGGTGACTGGGAGCGCGCCGGGGAGCACCTGACGGCCTTCCGCGACCATGTCGAAACGCGCACCGTCGACCAGCGTTACGAGGCGTTCCACGAGCACGCGCGGGGCGGCTTCGACCGGCTGACGAACCTCACCGGTTCCAAGGAGGAGTGGCAGAGCAAGGTCGACGCGGTCGAACAGGCCCACCGTTCGGGCGACTCCGAGCTGCTGGACAGCCGGCTCAACGAGTACTCGGCGTACGTGGAGAGCCATGTCCCCGCCGAGGCGCTGACCGGGCGGGACGCCCCCCGCCCGTTCCACCGGGAGGTGGAGGACCTGCGGCAGCGGCTCGCGCTGACCACCGACGGGTCCACCGCCGACCGGCTGCGCGCCCGGCTGGACGAGGCGCGCCAGGACGCCGAACTGCGCGACAGGCTGGCCAGGTTGCGCACCTCCACGGACCCGGACCCCGAGACGGCGGCGCTGTACGAGCGCCTCGACCACGCCAGGACGCCCGAGGAGGCGGACCTCGCCCTGCGGGACCTGGAGGAGCACCGCCGGGACCAGGAGCTGCAAGAGCGCCTCGACCGGCTCACGTCGGACGAGCCGACAACGGATCGGCGCCCGGAGCCCGGCAGCGAGGAGGATCTGCGCCGGCGTCTCGACGCCCTGAACGACGGCGCGGACGACCACGAACGCGATCTGCGCGACCGGGTGGACCGGGCGGACTCTCCGGAGGAGGCCGACCGGGCGCTGCGCGAGCTGCACGAGTACCGGGTGGACCAGCAGCTCCAACAGCGCCTGGACCGGCTCACGTCGGACGACACCGAGGACCGGCCCTCCGAGCGCGAACTGCGCGAACGCCTCGACGCCCTGCACGACGGCGAGAACGATCCGCGCGCCGCCGAGCTGCGCGCCCGCGCCCGGGACGCGGCCACCGAGCCTGAGGCCAAGGACGCCCTCGACAAGCTCGAACAGCACCTGCGGCAACGCGAGCTGGACCGACAGGACCGGGTGCGCGAACTGACCGCACGCATCGAGGAGTTGCGGAACCGGCATGCCGAGCAGTTGCTGGGCCTGCACTCCGGTGACCCCGATGACACCGCACGCCGGATCGAGGACACCCGCGACGAGCTGTCCTCGCACCTGACGTACGACGAGCGCACCGGCGGACTGCGGCAGGAGCTGGCGCGGCCGACCGCCACCGCCGAGTCCCCCGGTCACCTCGACCGCATCACCACCGGGTCCGACGAGCAGCCGCCGGTCGTCGAGGACAGCACGCCCCCGCAGCACAACGCGCCTGTGCCGCACGGGACTTCCGGCGGTGGCGGGCCGCTCCGGGTTCCGGTGCAGGACACCCACGTCCCCCGCGCCGACTCCGACGAGCAGGCCACGACGCAGCCCCCCTCGGAGAGTCACGGGAGCCACGGGCAGGTCCAGGAGGACCAGCAGCTCGTCGCCCACCAGGACACCCCGGTCGAGGACCCGACCCACCCGGCCAACCACCCGGTCCCCAGCACCAGGGACCTGGACGACCTGCGCCACGCGGCCGGTACCGGCGGCCCCTCGGGGCCGCCCCGGATGCGGGTGGACCGGACCCCGCGCTACGTGGTGCGCTCCGGCTTCGACCAGCGGCGCTTCACCGTCGGCGACACGCCGTACACCGAGCTGACGGTGCGCGTGGCGCTGAAGGACGACGGCTCGGGATCGCACGACGCCGAGGACGTCTGGCGCAGGGCGCAGGAGGGGGTCAAGCAGTACTTCAACGACCCGAAGTACACGCTGCCCAACGGTGACCGGCTGCACGTCACCGTCGAACGCGTCGGCGCCGACGACAAGCCCCATCTGACCGTCAACCTGGTGGACCCGGACCAGGGCATGGACCAGCGCAACTGGACGCCGGGGGCCAAGCCGGTCGAGTACGCGCACGAGATCTCGCACCAGTTGGGGCTGCGCGACGAGTACGCCGACGAGACCGCGCCGCAGCGGCCGCACATCCTCGGCAGCCTGCTGGGCGACGTCCACCGGGCCCCGGAGCACGAGGGTCTGACCCCCGGCGGGCTGCGCGACCGCCACCTGCGGCTGCTGGGCGCCCTCACGGCCGGCCACGACGACCTGCTCGCCCGGCAGGGCCACGGCGGCGACCACCTGACGGCGGCGCACCCCCAGGACCTGACCGGCGAGGCGGTCCCGCCGAAGCTGCCCGAGTCCACCACCGGGCAGCAGGGCACGCGGCAGCAGTACGACGACCCGACGCAGGACCCGGCCTGGCGGCAGTCGCGCGCCGGGGCCCAGCCGGTCCCGCGGACGCACACGTGGGTGGACCCGGTGTCCGACCCCACCCGGCAGCCCGAACCGGTGACCCCGCACCCGCACGAGGACACGCAGACGTCCGAGCCGCCGAAGCAGGGCGAGGACGACAACCAGGCCGGCCAGGACCGGGACGCGGACAAGGACAAGGACAAGGGCGACCAGAAGGACGAGGTTCAGCAGAAACAAGAGGACAAGCCGAAGGACGAGCACCAGCAGAAGGACGACGGCGAGGTCCGGCAGGAGCCCCAGGAGCCCAAGGAACAGCAGCAGAAGCAGGAGGAGGAGCAGGACCAGAAGGAGCAGAAGCCGCAGGACCCGGAGAAGCACGAGGAGCAGAAGGAGCAGGAGGAGCGCAAGGACAAGGACGGCCAGGAGGACGGGAAGGGCCAAGAGGACCGGAAGGACCCCGCCGTCACCCCCAAGGACGAGCAGGAGCAGAAGCCCCCCGAGCCCCCGGCCAAGGAGCCCGACCCGGAGCTGGACGGGCGGCACCGGGACACCCTCGCCGGGAAGAAGATCACCGAGGAGCCTGGCCCAGACGCGGTACGCGCCCGGATCGAGGCCCTGCTGCGCGACCACGCCGGGGACACGTCCGTCACCCAGCGCCTGGACGCGGCCCTCGACCCCGCCAACTTCCGCAAGCAGCACGGCCAGATGGTCAACGGCGGCTGGCGGTTCACCGTGCACGTGGGCGGCAGGCCGTACGAGGTCGAGGTGGGGGCGACCGCCTCCGCCTGGCGGCTGGACCCGAAGACCGACGCGGCCAAGGACAACGACGGCGAGGGCTTCGACGTGCCCGTCGAGTCGACGCACGAGTCCACCCCGCGCAAGACGGAGATGACCTCCTCCGAGGCAGGCCTGGAGCTGGGGCCGACGATCGTCCGACCCGTCAACCCCCAGCTGTCCGCCCTGGTCGCCCCCTCCGTGAAGCTGGGCGGCGCCACCCACGGCCGCGAGACCACGGTCAAGTCCTCGACGCAGACGGCGAACCAGTTCGCCTTCACCGGCAAGACCGACAGCTACACCTCCGAGTTCACCTACACGGTGAAGGTCACGGACCCCGAGGGCACCACGCTGCACGCCCCGGGCACGGACGACGCCATCAAGGGCCAGGTCCGCGCCGACGTGCCCCGCCCGCAGGACCTGGCCACGGGCCGGCCGCGCACCTGGCAGGGCTGGGACCCCGCCCGGACGAACGACACCGGCATCGGAACCGATACCGGCACCGGCACGAACGCGAAGAAGCCCGCCTCCGGCCACCCCGTGTCGATCACGGGGCTGAACTCGGCCCGCGACGCCGTCTACGAGGCGCTGCCGCACGAGGGCCGCCCGGACGGCACCGCGCACCAGGACATCGAGGACTTCTTCCAACCCTCCAACGTCCTCAACGAGTTCGAGCACGCCTCGGGCAAGGGGCTGCTGTCGAAGACGCTGACGCTGAGCGACGGCAGCAAGGCCCATCTGGTTCTGACGGTCGAGCCGGACGGCTCTCAGGCCCTGCACACCGTGGACGAAAAGGCCACCGTGGGCTCGAAGTCGTCGGGCGAGCACGGGCAGAACCGCACGGAGAACAGCTCCTGGTCGCTGGGGCTCAGCGGCGGCGCCACCGGAGAGGTGTGGAAGGCGCAGGACAGCTCGCGGTCCACCTGGCTGACCGGCACCGCCGGCTACACCGGCTCCAGCAACCTCGCCCACGGCACCAAGGGCAAGAACGCCGTCGGCAGCGAGTCCAGCCACGAGCAGACCGGCAAGGCCGACCTGGTCGCCACCCAGGCGCGGTTGCGCGTCCAGCTGGTGCGGCACCACTTCCAGCCGGGCCGCGACGGGCTGCACGGCACCACCACCACGGCGATCGGCGACCACTCCCCGCCGCCGTCCGAGCAGCCGCCGGTCCGGCCGAACGGCGATGTCGTCCTCACCATCGACCCGCAGCACGGCGAGGTGCTGCGCGCGGTCCCGCACGACCTGACCGCCCCGGCCACGACCGACCGGCAGCCGTCCCTCGAACCCACCCGGCTCACCGACCCGGTCGCGGCCCCGCGCACCACGTTCCTCCACGTCCCCGGCTCGACGGAGCTGGAGGACCACATCGTGCTCGAAATGCACCAGAACCACCCCGGCGTGCTGCCGCCGCCCGGCGCGATCCACGCGGACCCCACGGCCCCGAACCATCCGCGCGTCACCCCCGAGGCCTGGGACAACCTGCGTGACCTGCGCCGGCAGCTCGCCCCCTCCCGGCTGCGCGGCGCGGCGCCGAAGCTGCTGGACGGCACCTACCGGATCACCCTGAAGGGCTCCCATCTGCCGGGGCTTTCGGGCAAGAACCACGAGATCGTGATCAAAGCCGAGCCGGCCAAGGGCGATCACGTGGGCTCCGGCAAGTCGACGACGAAGACGTCCGGCACCCGCACCACCGGTGCCGACAAGTCCGTCACCCGCAGCTCCAAGCACGTCGTCAACCTCGCCGGGAACGTGCGCAGTTCGCTGGACCACCCGGACGTCACGCGCGGCTTCACCATGGGCAGC
This Streptomyces misionensis DNA region includes the following protein-coding sequences:
- a CDS encoding WXG100 family type VII secretion target — translated: MADGEFYVDTDGLRNQLPYVQQLAARFRDIGKSLEGRLGELGECWGDDATGRQFYSQYATPRTQIIESTGQMGELVDSMHDGIRTMAVNLERMEDQNIEATRRLRTSTEAKPETRVKNTKP